One genomic region from Prochlorococcus marinus str. SB encodes:
- a CDS encoding FAD-dependent monooxygenase, translated as MKNKFNFKIVGSGPTGLLLSIALSKFDCNIFLTDLLTKDRLIDKDKTYAITHSTRKILSKFRLWEKLEPFLFGFDTLSISDSVTSAFTNLSTSDLDDDISSAENIGWVVKHSDLMKVFFQEIDNYENIFFMTPKRLLSKKILFDYQFFSTGANSLDKKFIDFVDIKKSYSQSCLTFKVSLRGHCEKRAYEIFRKEGPLALLPLEKNLYQVIWTSSTLKAIERFNSDKNFLMDNLSTILPNEFKLDQIIGEFNIFPVSLSLNLPVLNFKKLVFVGDAFHTFHPVGGQGLNTCWRDVNTIYDLFNKKTAITKLQLILFKFKYFSSRILDIIVTIFITDSLISIFANRNVFLFPIRKFSFLLLNKFLFTRKLVLNQMTKSLIYSSIK; from the coding sequence ATGAAAAATAAATTCAATTTTAAAATTGTTGGATCAGGTCCTACAGGTTTATTACTTTCAATTGCACTTTCAAAATTTGATTGCAATATTTTTTTAACTGATTTATTAACAAAAGATAGATTAATTGATAAAGATAAAACTTATGCAATTACTCACTCAACGAGAAAAATCTTATCTAAATTCAGACTTTGGGAAAAATTAGAACCATTTTTATTCGGCTTTGATACCCTTTCAATTTCAGATAGCGTAACTTCTGCTTTTACCAATTTATCAACTTCTGACTTAGATGATGATATAAGTTCTGCCGAAAATATAGGCTGGGTAGTTAAACATTCGGATCTCATGAAGGTATTTTTTCAAGAGATTGACAATTATGAAAATATTTTTTTTATGACACCAAAGAGATTGTTAAGTAAAAAAATATTATTTGATTATCAATTCTTTTCAACAGGAGCAAACTCACTTGATAAAAAATTCATAGATTTTGTTGATATAAAAAAATCTTATAGTCAGTCTTGTTTAACTTTTAAAGTTTCTCTTAGAGGTCATTGTGAAAAACGAGCCTATGAAATTTTTAGAAAAGAAGGCCCACTTGCATTATTACCTTTAGAAAAAAATTTATATCAAGTAATTTGGACTTCCAGTACATTAAAGGCAATTGAAAGGTTCAATTCTGACAAGAATTTTTTAATGGATAATTTATCAACAATATTGCCTAATGAATTTAAGTTGGACCAAATAATTGGCGAATTTAATATTTTTCCTGTTTCATTATCCTTAAATTTACCAGTTTTAAATTTTAAAAAATTAGTTTTTGTAGGAGATGCATTTCATACATTTCATCCTGTTGGTGGTCAGGGTCTAAATACTTGCTGGAGAGATGTTAATACTATTTATGATCTTTTTAATAAAAAAACTGCTATTACTAAATTGCAATTGATATTATTTAAATTTAAGTATTTTTCAAGCAGAATTTTAGATATTATTGTCACTATTTTTATAACTGACTCGTTGATATCAATTTTTGCTAATCGAAACGTTTTTTTATTTCCAATAAGGAAATTTTCATTT
- the dapB gene encoding 4-hydroxy-tetrahydrodipicolinate reductase has translation MIENSKKPIPVLVSGALGRMGSEVVNTVLNSKDCELVAAIDINEKNNGSNISELLKVNNCDVFVSNDFEGTMCSVSQNFRNEKIKPVLVDFTHPDSVYENTRSAIAYGVSPVVGTTGLSPSQIQDLSVFAQKASVGCAIIPNFSVGMVLLQQAASVAARFYDNIELIEMHHNQKADSPSGTCIKTAEMIEEYPKKFNQNLVKESESLKGVRGGLRDSGINIHSVRLPGLLAHQLVIMGSPGETYTIKHDTIDRKAYMPGVLQAIKKIGNYETLVYGLEKLIF, from the coding sequence ATGATTGAAAATTCTAAAAAACCCATACCAGTACTAGTTTCCGGAGCTTTAGGCAGAATGGGTAGCGAAGTTGTTAATACTGTACTAAATTCTAAAGATTGTGAACTTGTCGCAGCAATCGACATAAACGAAAAGAACAATGGCTCAAATATTTCTGAATTATTGAAGGTAAATAATTGTGATGTTTTTGTTTCAAATGATTTTGAAGGGACTATGTGTTCCGTTAGTCAAAATTTTAGAAATGAAAAAATCAAACCGGTTTTGGTTGATTTTACTCATCCTGATTCTGTATATGAAAATACCAGATCAGCTATTGCATATGGGGTATCACCAGTAGTAGGAACTACAGGTCTAAGCCCTTCTCAAATACAAGATTTGTCTGTTTTTGCTCAGAAAGCATCGGTTGGTTGTGCAATAATTCCAAATTTTTCAGTAGGTATGGTTCTTCTTCAGCAGGCGGCATCTGTAGCTGCAAGGTTTTACGACAATATTGAATTAATTGAGATGCATCATAATCAAAAAGCTGATTCTCCTAGTGGGACGTGTATAAAAACTGCAGAAATGATTGAAGAATATCCAAAGAAATTTAATCAGAATTTAGTAAAAGAGTCTGAGTCATTGAAAGGTGTACGCGGTGGGCTCAGAGATTCAGGAATTAATATACATTCTGTACGATTACCAGGATTACTCGCTCATCAGTTAGTAATTATGGGATCTCCAGGTGAAACTTACACAATTAAACATGACACTATTGATAGAAAGGCATATATGCCAGGAGTTTTACAGGCAATTAAAAAAATTGGTAATTATGAAACTTTAGTTTACGGACTTGAAAAATTGATTTTTTAA
- a CDS encoding magnesium chelatase subunit H → MFTQVRSANRRVSPVEDNKHKVVIKAVYVVLEPQYQNSLTEAAKSINKMNGPIGIDLSGYLIEELRNDSNFEDFKEDIANADIFVASLIFIEDLAQKVVDAVSPFKDKLKASIVFPSMPEVMRLNKLGSFSMAQLGQSKSIIGDLIKKKKESDGASFQDSMLKLLNTLPSILKYLPVEKAQDARTFILSFQYWLGGTTENLKNFLLMISEKYAVSEIIKDQIEEFKIQDPETFPDLGIWHPLAPCMFESLKEYQNWENNRKDINPKDDKTPTIGLVLQRSHIVTGDDAHYVAVIQELEYRGARVLPIFCGGLDFSKPVNEFYYDSINKDQPTVDGVVSLTGFALVGGPARQDHPKAIEALKRLNRPYMVALPLVFQTTQEWEDSDLGLHPVQVALQIAIPELDGAIEPIILSGRDDATGKAHTLQDRVDVIAERAIKWSTLRVKQRKDKKLAITVFSFPPDKGNVGTAAYLNVFGSIYRVLLEMKSKGYQIDELPSNSKELMEKVINNPEAMDGSPELNIAHKMSVKEYEEFTPYSQRLEENWGKPPGNLNSDGQNLLIYGKHFGNVFIGVQPTFGYEGDPMRLLYSRSASPHHGFAAYYTYVEKIWGADAVLHFGTHGSLEFMPGKQMGMSETCYPDSLIGSLPNLYYYAANNPSEATIAKRRGYASTISYLTPPAENAGLYKGLKELSELVGSYQQLRENSRGIQIVNAIVETSKQCNLDKDVQLPSKDVEELSIDERDLFVGNIYKQLMEIESRLLPCGLHTIGEAPTAEEAVATLVNIASLEREQEGLRSLPGLLAESMGLNIEQIYDGNNKGELKFVELNEKIIKTARESIFAMVNSLKIVDGRVYLEKSFLSKLFDFLKVFGLNLPTPWLRVCNLNGFNEVNQKELNKLFDYLLFCLEQVCADKEMDSLIKALDGNYVLPGPGGDPIRNPGVLPSGKNIHALDPQSIPTTAAVAAAKSVVDKLIERQKEEQGTWPETIACVLWGTDNIKTYGESLAQILWFVGVKPKPDSVGRINKLELIPLEELGRPRIDVVVNCSGVFRDLFINQMALIDQAVKLAAEADEPLESNFVRKHSLEQAEKEGTSIREASARVFSNASGSYSSNVNLAVENSTWEEENELQEMYLSRKTYAFNADNPGEMNQKREVFESVMKTADVTFQNLDSSEISLTDVSHYFDSDPTKLIKTLRDDGKEPSSYIADTTTSNAQVRTLGETIRLDSRTKLLNPKWYEGMLKSGYEGVRELSNRLNYTLGWSATSGQVDNFVYEETNETFINDEEMRKRLMDLNPNSFRRIVGTLLEVNGRGYWETSDENIEQLKELYQEVEDKIEGVKE, encoded by the coding sequence ATGTTTACGCAGGTCCGCTCAGCAAACCGCAGAGTATCTCCTGTTGAGGATAACAAACACAAAGTTGTAATAAAAGCAGTTTATGTTGTCCTTGAGCCACAATACCAAAATTCCTTAACGGAAGCTGCAAAGTCAATAAACAAAATGAATGGGCCCATAGGTATAGACCTTAGCGGTTATCTTATCGAAGAACTTAGGAATGATAGTAATTTTGAAGATTTCAAAGAAGATATAGCTAATGCAGATATATTCGTGGCTTCTCTAATTTTCATTGAAGACCTTGCTCAAAAAGTGGTTGATGCAGTATCTCCATTTAAAGACAAACTTAAAGCATCAATAGTTTTTCCCTCTATGCCAGAGGTAATGAGATTAAATAAGTTAGGTTCATTTAGCATGGCCCAACTTGGTCAATCTAAAAGTATTATTGGAGATTTAATAAAAAAGAAAAAAGAATCTGATGGAGCAAGTTTCCAAGATTCAATGTTGAAGTTATTAAATACACTACCTTCAATACTTAAATATCTACCAGTAGAAAAAGCTCAAGATGCTAGAACATTTATTCTGAGTTTTCAGTACTGGTTAGGTGGTACCACTGAGAACTTAAAAAACTTCTTGTTAATGATTTCTGAAAAGTATGCTGTTTCAGAGATCATAAAAGATCAAATAGAAGAATTCAAAATTCAAGACCCAGAAACATTCCCAGATTTAGGAATTTGGCATCCTCTTGCTCCTTGCATGTTTGAAAGTCTTAAAGAATATCAAAATTGGGAAAATAATAGGAAAGATATAAATCCTAAAGATGACAAAACTCCAACAATTGGTTTAGTCCTTCAAAGGAGTCATATCGTTACAGGGGATGATGCTCATTACGTTGCTGTTATTCAAGAATTGGAATACAGAGGTGCGAGAGTACTACCTATTTTTTGTGGAGGTCTAGATTTTTCTAAACCAGTTAATGAATTTTATTATGATTCCATAAATAAGGATCAACCTACAGTAGACGGAGTTGTATCTCTAACAGGATTTGCACTAGTTGGCGGACCTGCAAGACAAGATCATCCTAAAGCTATTGAAGCCCTAAAAAGGTTAAACAGGCCCTATATGGTTGCACTTCCATTAGTCTTCCAAACCACGCAAGAATGGGAAGATAGTGATCTAGGGTTACACCCAGTTCAGGTAGCACTTCAAATTGCAATTCCAGAGCTTGATGGTGCTATTGAACCTATTATTCTCTCAGGTCGTGATGATGCTACAGGTAAGGCGCATACGCTCCAAGATCGAGTTGATGTTATAGCTGAAAGAGCCATAAAATGGTCAACTTTAAGAGTCAAACAAAGAAAGGACAAAAAATTAGCCATCACAGTATTTAGTTTTCCGCCAGACAAAGGAAATGTTGGTACGGCAGCATACTTAAATGTTTTCGGTTCAATTTATAGAGTACTCCTCGAAATGAAATCGAAAGGATATCAAATAGATGAACTTCCAAGTAATTCAAAAGAATTAATGGAAAAAGTAATTAATAACCCTGAAGCAATGGACGGCTCTCCAGAGTTAAATATTGCTCATAAAATGTCAGTAAAAGAATACGAAGAATTCACACCATATTCACAAAGACTTGAAGAGAATTGGGGTAAACCTCCTGGAAATCTAAATAGTGACGGACAAAATTTACTTATTTATGGAAAACATTTTGGAAATGTTTTTATAGGCGTACAACCTACATTCGGTTATGAAGGTGATCCGATGAGGTTACTTTATTCAAGAAGTGCCAGTCCTCATCATGGTTTTGCCGCTTATTACACCTATGTAGAAAAAATCTGGGGAGCTGATGCTGTTCTTCATTTTGGAACTCACGGATCACTCGAATTTATGCCTGGTAAACAGATGGGAATGAGTGAAACATGCTATCCTGATTCCCTCATTGGATCATTACCTAATTTGTATTACTATGCTGCTAATAATCCTTCTGAAGCAACAATCGCGAAGAGAAGAGGGTACGCCTCAACCATTAGCTATCTAACTCCTCCAGCAGAAAATGCAGGACTCTACAAAGGACTTAAAGAACTAAGCGAACTTGTTGGTTCTTATCAACAATTAAGAGAAAATAGTAGGGGTATTCAAATAGTTAATGCAATAGTTGAGACTTCTAAACAATGTAATCTTGACAAAGATGTTCAGCTCCCTTCAAAAGATGTAGAGGAACTCTCAATTGATGAAAGAGATTTATTTGTTGGTAATATCTATAAACAGTTGATGGAAATTGAAAGTAGATTATTACCTTGCGGTCTTCATACTATTGGAGAAGCTCCAACAGCAGAAGAAGCAGTCGCAACTCTTGTAAATATTGCATCATTAGAGAGAGAGCAAGAGGGATTAAGATCTCTTCCTGGATTACTAGCTGAATCCATGGGGCTGAATATTGAACAAATTTATGATGGCAATAATAAAGGTGAACTCAAATTTGTAGAGCTAAATGAAAAAATCATAAAGACAGCGAGAGAGTCAATTTTTGCTATGGTCAACTCTTTAAAAATTGTAGATGGCCGAGTTTATTTAGAAAAATCATTTCTTTCCAAATTGTTTGACTTCCTTAAAGTTTTTGGTTTGAATTTACCTACCCCTTGGCTTAGGGTCTGTAACTTAAATGGATTCAATGAAGTTAACCAGAAGGAATTAAATAAATTATTTGATTACTTACTTTTCTGTTTGGAACAGGTCTGTGCTGATAAAGAAATGGATAGCCTCATTAAAGCATTAGATGGAAATTATGTTTTACCTGGACCAGGTGGAGATCCTATACGAAATCCAGGTGTTTTACCCAGTGGTAAAAATATCCATGCACTTGATCCACAGTCAATACCTACCACAGCAGCAGTAGCTGCTGCAAAGTCGGTTGTTGACAAATTAATTGAGAGACAAAAGGAAGAGCAAGGGACTTGGCCTGAAACAATTGCTTGTGTTTTATGGGGTACTGATAACATCAAAACTTATGGAGAATCACTTGCTCAAATCTTATGGTTTGTTGGTGTAAAACCAAAACCAGATTCTGTTGGCAGAATCAACAAATTAGAATTAATCCCTTTAGAAGAATTAGGTAGGCCAAGAATAGATGTGGTCGTTAACTGCTCAGGAGTTTTTCGAGATTTATTCATAAATCAGATGGCATTAATAGATCAGGCGGTCAAATTAGCTGCTGAGGCTGATGAACCATTGGAATCTAATTTTGTAAGGAAACATTCATTAGAACAAGCAGAAAAAGAAGGTACCTCTATCAGAGAAGCTTCAGCGAGAGTATTCTCTAACGCAAGTGGAAGCTACAGTTCAAATGTTAATTTAGCTGTAGAAAATTCAACTTGGGAGGAAGAAAATGAATTACAAGAAATGTATTTATCACGCAAAACATATGCTTTTAATGCCGATAATCCAGGTGAGATGAATCAAAAAAGAGAGGTATTTGAGTCAGTAATGAAAACAGCAGATGTAACATTTCAAAACCTTGATTCCTCTGAGATTTCATTAACAGATGTAAGTCATTACTTTGATTCAGATCCAACAAAATTGATTAAGACACTTAGAGATGACGGGAAAGAACCAAGTAGCTACATAGCAGACACTACTACTTCTAATGCTCAAGTTAGAACACTTGGAGAAACCATCAGATTAGACTCAAGGACAAAACTTTTAAACCCAAAGTGGTATGAAGGTATGCTTAAATCTGGTTACGAAGGAGTTAGAGAACTTTCTAATAGACTTAATTACACTCTTGGTTGGAGTGCAACAAGTGGTCAAGTAGATAATTTTGTATATGAAGAAACTAATGAAACATTTATAAATGACGAAGAGATGAGGAAAAGATTAATGGATCTTAATCCTAATAGTTTCAGAAGAATTGTTGGAACTTTGCTAGAAGTTAATGGTAGGGGATATTGGGAAACTTCAGATGAGAATATTGAACAGTTGAAAGAACTTTACCAAGAGGTAGAGGATAAAATCGAAGGAGTTAAAGAATAA